AGGCACGGATAGTCTCTCTGGAGCAATAGCCACGTACACCAAATGGCAACCCCCCGGGCGCTTGACGCCGGAGACATGGAGGCCTCGCCTTTATGGAATGGCAAGAAGACTACAAGCGCAAGCTGGTGAGCGCGGACGAAGCGGTCCGCCAGATCGTTCCCGGAGACCGCGTTGTGTTCCAGGACGGGCCGGAGCCGGAGCGCCTGGGCCACGCCCTGGCCGCGCGTCGCGGGCAGCTCCGCAACGTCCAGGTGGTCGTGCCCTGCCCCATAATTGACTTCGGGTGGTACGACGGCGCGGCGGAAGGCGGGTTCGCCGTGCGCGCCCTGTGGGACTCGCCGCTGCTGGCGCAGAAGGGCGCAGCGCACCGTCCCAAGTTCCGGGACGCCTATGCCCGCTCCCTTCAGGTCTGGGGGCCGCCCCCCGGCGGCAACGATGTCTTCGTGACCCGTGTGGCGCCCCCGGACGAGCACGGCCTGTGCTTCCTGGGCCACTCCGTCTGGGACAAGACGGACCGCGCCGCGAAAGCCAGGCTCGTGCTGGCGGAGGTGGACCCGCGCCTGGCCCGCACCTACGGCGACAGCTTTCTGCGCGTGTCGGATGTCCACCACTTCGTAGAGGCCGACGCCGCGCGCCCCCTGCCCTCGGCGTACGCCTGTTCCGAGGCCGTGCCGGAGTACGCGCGCAAGATCGCGGGGTTCCTGCGGGAGCTTGTAGAGGACGGCGATACCATCCAGCTTGGCGCCGGCCCCACGTGCGCGGCCCTGCCGCTCGCCGGCGCGTTTGAGGGGAAGGCCGACCTGGGCGTCCACACGGAGTCGCTGGCGGGAAGCCTGCTGCGGCTGGCCCAGCAGCGCGTCGTGACGGGAGAACGCAAGACCCTTCATCGGCACAGGATCGTTGCCGCGGAGGTCGTCGGGACGGAGGCCGACCTGGCGTGGGCCGCCAACAACCCCATCGTTGAGCTTCGAAGCCTCGGCTACGTCGCCGACCCCGCGGTCATCGCGAAGCACGACCACATGCTCGCCATCAACGAGGCGACGGCCATTGACCTGACCGGCCAGATCTTCGCTTCCCACGGCGGCACGCGGAACGGCCCGGCCTGGGGCGCGGCCAAC
This genomic window from Dehalococcoidia bacterium contains:
- a CDS encoding acetyl-CoA hydrolase/transferase C-terminal domain-containing protein — its product is MEWQEDYKRKLVSADEAVRQIVPGDRVVFQDGPEPERLGHALAARRGQLRNVQVVVPCPIIDFGWYDGAAEGGFAVRALWDSPLLAQKGAAHRPKFRDAYARSLQVWGPPPGGNDVFVTRVAPPDEHGLCFLGHSVWDKTDRAAKARLVLAEVDPRLARTYGDSFLRVSDVHHFVEADAARPLPSAYACSEAVPEYARKIAGFLRELVEDGDTIQLGAGPTCAALPLAGAFEGKADLGVHTESLAGSLLRLAQQRVVTGERKTLHRHRIVAAEVVGTEADLAWAANNPIVELRSLGYVADPAVIAKHDHMLAINEATAIDLTGQIFASHGGTRNGPAWGAANFAVGALLARGGRSVFVMPAMRNGASSIVVNLDPLAEVTVTRTAADLVITEYGVASLIGKSQRERATELIALAHPDVREELTRQARKLFWP